The following are encoded in a window of Hypanus sabinus isolate sHypSab1 chromosome X2 unlocalized genomic scaffold, sHypSab1.hap1 SUPER_X2_unloc_29, whole genome shotgun sequence genomic DNA:
- the LOC132385852 gene encoding zinc-binding protein A33-like — translation MASKGPAESWTEEVICPVYLDFFTDTVILECGHNFCRCCITRCWEREERNSCPECREVFADRTLRVNRALANLAEKARNIYLNPKGKESKLHCEEHEEELKLFCEREKTLICVISGDTQEHREHRFMPIKEAVKIYKDQLKSSLDSLTKKKSDFQEKEQQQKEKISGVRKQSHIVQSHITSQFAELRQIITEKEQSLLRDLRVRREEDSQPNGEKSSGDSREYKDYSGGNIKV, via the exons ATGGCTTCGAAAGGACCGGCCGAGAGTTGGACCGAGGAGGTAATTTGTCCCGTTtacctggatttcttcaccgatacggttatactggagtgtggacacaacttctgtcgctgTTGTATCACACGttgttgggaaagggaggagagaaactcctgcccggaatgcagagaggtgtttgctgaccgcaccctcagggtgaatcgggccttagcaaatctggctgaaaaagCTCGAAATATATACCTgaatccgaaagggaaggaaagtaaacttcactgcgaggaacatgaggaagaactgaagctgttttgtgaaagggaaaagacactgatctgtgtgatAAGTGGAGACACGCAGGAACACAGAGAACACCGTTTCATgccgattaaagaagctgttaaaatctaCAAG gatcagctaaaatcttccttagactctctcacaaaaaagaaatcagacttccaggaaaaggagcagcaacagaaagagaagatttccggagttcgg AAACAGTCACACATCGTTCAGtcccacatcacatcccagtttgctgaactgcgccagattatcactgagaaagagcagagcttactcagggatctcagggtaagaagagaagaggattctcaacctaatggagaaaaatcttcggGAGATTCAAGAGAATATAAGGATTATTCAGGAGGAAATATCAAAGTTTAA